One Leptospira kirschneri serovar Cynopteri str. 3522 CT DNA segment encodes these proteins:
- a CDS encoding HupE/UreJ family protein, with protein MKKIIYFIIILFFSNEVFSHNRSESFSVWKVDKNILSGVITIPIREVTRIPFLDGETGDLSDHFASYIRPHIVVRSGDKECFLSTPIRPLKSNSAFIRLEMIFQCENKPPDFMIYTGFYAPSHLHYSRLNFEDGNISENLFQSKRTEWGFKKESASQSSGFLGFVFAGIEHIGTGVDHIVFLLAVLLASKHWKEVLLSITGFTLGHSFTLSIATLNKIKPDTSGIEAFIGLTILIVAAKSVLVVEEKRSQIPFWVASVPLIVGWIVWSLQIRETHILFAYIGMSFFTFCYLSFNQYITNSKSRGLYLGITTLAFGMIHGFGFAGFLLETGLDRDHLLIPLLGFNLGVEIGQLVLISLILGVVWCLFRKIKSEFKELTLLYLLFLLAVLGTYWFFQRSFQIHS; from the coding sequence ATGAAGAAAATAATTTATTTTATTATTATATTATTTTTTTCAAATGAAGTTTTTTCTCACAATAGGAGTGAGTCTTTTTCGGTTTGGAAAGTAGATAAAAATATTCTCAGTGGTGTAATAACAATTCCGATTCGGGAAGTTACTCGAATTCCTTTTTTAGACGGAGAAACTGGAGATTTATCGGATCATTTCGCTTCTTACATTCGACCTCATATTGTAGTTCGTTCTGGAGATAAAGAATGTTTTCTTTCTACACCGATTCGTCCTTTAAAATCCAATTCCGCTTTTATACGACTGGAAATGATTTTCCAATGTGAAAATAAACCTCCGGATTTTATGATATATACCGGATTTTATGCTCCTTCTCATCTTCATTATTCCAGATTGAATTTCGAAGACGGGAATATCTCTGAAAATTTATTTCAATCTAAAAGAACCGAGTGGGGTTTTAAAAAAGAATCCGCTTCTCAGTCTTCTGGTTTCTTGGGGTTTGTATTTGCCGGGATCGAACACATCGGAACTGGAGTCGATCACATCGTATTTTTATTAGCGGTTCTTTTAGCTTCTAAACATTGGAAGGAAGTTCTACTTTCGATTACAGGTTTTACCTTGGGTCATAGTTTTACTCTTTCAATTGCAACGTTAAATAAAATCAAACCAGATACTTCGGGTATAGAGGCATTTATTGGACTTACCATTTTGATCGTTGCCGCCAAATCAGTGTTAGTTGTAGAAGAAAAAAGGAGTCAAATTCCTTTTTGGGTCGCTTCTGTTCCTTTAATAGTAGGTTGGATCGTTTGGAGTTTACAGATCCGAGAAACCCATATTCTATTTGCGTATATAGGAATGTCCTTTTTCACTTTTTGTTATTTGTCTTTCAATCAATATATAACGAATTCTAAATCAAGAGGTTTGTATTTGGGAATTACCACCCTTGCTTTTGGAATGATTCACGGTTTTGGATTTGCAGGATTTTTACTCGAAACCGGTCTAGATCGAGACCATTTATTAATTCCACTTCTTGGTTTTAATTTAGGTGTGGAAATAGGTCAGCTGGTTTTGATCAGTCTTATTCTCGGAGTGGTTTGGTGTTTATTTCGAAAAATCAAATCTGAGTTCAAGGAACTTACTCTTTTATATTTATTATTTCTGCTCGCGGTCCTAGGAACGTACTGGTTCTTTCAACGTAGTTTTCAAATTCATTCTTAA
- a CDS encoding OmpP1/FadL family transporter, which yields MRILLNRIRKSTFPIFIGLGVFISFPSLWAVASNSRNAINARYEGLAGVNFALGGSPMDVALNPANLYLTKEKKIEFGLGMSHAQVRLKDQFLDPDPSLNYTNSKYRSGAGAAPYMAVKLPVTDTIDYGFAAYVFGVVNGAAEKINRNTPTGETVNQWAGLPGIFGDGKRIQETTENQGIFIKAVNGLSVKFGNLSLGASLELNYGAQNRNIRYYDAFGIREIPGQGFHYESKKNALALSGIIGSNYTVTDWLRIAYVYQSSANFPFNGSYTIGVNDPTYYRSTGVSYYFRSPEKHGLGFAIGPENLKVAVDFLYINYGSYLKNVRQNLEDPWYPNPQGRSSEATARLNYRNQWAVLIGLEHKITKDWTYRLGYSYNSPIVSSNAVNGAQGILLTLNHVIAGGFSYSSGPWSFDFGMSCFIPGKQIQGGKDTDWAINHGIFGPNQNNIVGYSYSTQALHSIGINFGVTRSFD from the coding sequence ATGAGAATTTTATTGAATCGAATCCGAAAAAGTACATTCCCGATCTTTATTGGTCTGGGAGTTTTTATTTCTTTTCCATCCCTCTGGGCAGTTGCAAGTAACAGTAGAAACGCAATCAACGCAAGATATGAAGGTTTGGCTGGCGTCAACTTTGCGTTAGGTGGTTCTCCTATGGACGTTGCACTCAATCCTGCGAATTTATATTTAACGAAAGAAAAAAAAATAGAATTCGGTTTAGGAATGTCACACGCCCAAGTAAGGCTGAAGGATCAGTTTTTAGATCCGGACCCAAGTTTAAATTATACGAATTCTAAATATAGAAGTGGTGCAGGAGCCGCTCCATACATGGCGGTTAAACTTCCGGTAACGGATACGATCGACTATGGATTTGCGGCGTATGTGTTCGGAGTAGTAAACGGAGCTGCGGAAAAAATCAATCGTAATACTCCTACAGGAGAAACCGTAAATCAATGGGCAGGTTTACCTGGTATTTTTGGAGATGGTAAAAGAATCCAAGAAACTACCGAAAATCAGGGAATTTTTATTAAGGCTGTAAACGGTTTATCTGTCAAGTTTGGAAATCTTTCTTTAGGTGCTAGTTTAGAACTAAACTATGGCGCTCAAAACCGTAACATAAGATATTACGATGCTTTTGGAATTCGGGAAATTCCTGGACAAGGATTTCATTATGAAAGTAAAAAGAACGCTCTTGCGTTAAGTGGAATTATCGGCTCTAACTATACGGTTACAGATTGGCTCAGAATTGCATACGTATATCAATCAAGTGCAAATTTTCCATTTAATGGTAGTTATACGATCGGTGTCAATGATCCCACCTATTATAGATCCACTGGAGTTTCTTATTATTTCCGTTCGCCCGAGAAACACGGTCTTGGATTTGCAATCGGTCCAGAAAACCTAAAAGTAGCGGTCGATTTTCTTTATATAAATTATGGTTCTTACTTAAAAAACGTCAGACAGAATTTAGAAGATCCTTGGTATCCAAATCCACAAGGACGAAGTTCGGAAGCAACTGCACGTTTAAACTATCGGAATCAATGGGCTGTGTTAATTGGACTCGAACATAAAATCACAAAAGATTGGACTTATCGTTTGGGATATAGTTATAATTCTCCGATCGTTTCCAGCAACGCTGTAAACGGAGCGCAAGGGATCTTATTAACTCTCAACCACGTAATTGCAGGAGGATTTAGTTATTCTTCCGGGCCCTGGAGTTTCGATTTTGGAATGAGTTGTTTTATTCCCGGAAAACAAATTCAAGGTGGCAAAGATACAGACTGGGCAATAAACCACGGAATTTTTGGTCCGAACCAAAACAACATTGTAGGATATTCTTACAGTACCCAAGCACTTCATTCGATTGGAATCAATTTTGGCGTTACTCGTTCTTTTGATTAG
- a CDS encoding peptidyl-prolyl cis-trans isomerase, with product MFFGKNIVIRPKYFLGAGALFGFLLALIGLLFPEKEILLSDTVAEVNGNYIRKDEYLRTLTAISSDSKNPITKEARTNVLERLIEEELLVQRGLELGFAREDRLIRASIVRAVIQSIISENVSEKPNVLELRSYFLFNRDKFLKTSRYQVAVYQQSDELSAARISKELRETGSTKSNNVSYIPNTLLPLSKLLDYLGPDVVLALGNLKSGEVSDPIKSGEIFFVVKVFVLEPGSTPDFDSVKEEVEASYIQEKGDRTLREYLDRLKTKSKIKRSLPTSD from the coding sequence ATGTTTTTTGGGAAAAATATAGTTATAAGACCTAAGTATTTTTTAGGTGCTGGAGCATTGTTCGGCTTTTTACTTGCTCTTATTGGTTTATTGTTTCCCGAAAAGGAAATTTTACTTTCCGATACGGTTGCGGAAGTGAACGGAAATTACATTAGAAAAGATGAATATTTAAGAACGTTAACCGCTATTTCTTCCGATAGTAAAAACCCGATTACGAAAGAAGCTCGTACTAACGTATTGGAACGACTGATAGAAGAAGAATTATTGGTACAAAGGGGATTAGAACTGGGTTTTGCAAGAGAAGATCGTTTGATTAGGGCTTCTATTGTTAGGGCGGTTATTCAATCCATCATTTCGGAAAACGTTTCCGAAAAACCGAACGTTTTAGAACTCAGATCTTATTTTTTGTTCAATCGGGATAAATTTTTAAAAACGTCCCGTTATCAAGTGGCGGTTTATCAACAATCGGATGAACTTTCCGCCGCACGAATTTCAAAAGAACTCAGAGAAACCGGAAGCACAAAATCGAATAACGTATCTTATATTCCAAATACATTATTACCTTTATCTAAACTTCTGGATTATCTGGGCCCGGATGTGGTTTTAGCTTTGGGAAATTTAAAATCCGGAGAAGTATCTGATCCGATAAAATCGGGAGAAATTTTTTTTGTAGTCAAAGTTTTTGTTTTGGAGCCAGGTTCTACGCCTGATTTTGATTCCGTAAAGGAAGAAGTAGAAGCGTCTTATATTCAGGAAAAAGGTGACAGGACTTTGAGGGAATATTTAGACAGGCTAAAAACAAAATCTAAAATAAAAAGAAGTCTACCTACTTCAGATTAA
- a CDS encoding DUF3604 domain-containing protein, producing the protein MSKKNFLKLVLFIGIVSVFAVNAWNGNGNSSQSKSKNSNTTLENQTQTESKQILFGDLHVHTTYSMDAYAISLPMLNGEGAHPPKDACDYARYCSALDFWSINDHAEGLTPKQWQEEKDLIRQCNANAGDPKNPDMVSFLGWEWTQMGTTVESHYGHRNVIFKDTEEDKVPARTIAASGPYTELFSGPPFVMRNILKIIAPGGNRQAYYDFADFVTDRLSYEHCPSGVHVKELPKDCTEWAATPAELFEKLQQWNIPTLVIPHGNTWGFYTPPGITYDKQLKGEDHNEDIQKLVEIYSGHGNSEEYRPWQEVSIDRSGKPVCNEPSLGFEPSCWRAGELIRARCLKEGDSPKECDDKATIARENHAVAGVSGFTTVPGATPDDWGNSGQCPDCFLPAFNFRPGNSVQYALAITNFDNPHKPRNFRFGFIGSSDSHTARAGNGYKEYWRKGLTEAAGPEKPNAFGMMEPAKNRKKPVSKSIPFSPKGLGPFEIMDNERQASFFFTGGLVAVHSKGRDRDSIWDSLNRKEVYATSGDRILLWFDLKNSPGEKSEIVAPMGSEISFSQNPTFKVRAVGAFQQKPGCPDKSVSGIGAERLQRLCKGECYHPSSERKKITRIEVIRILPQISQNESVSKLIQDPWKTFRCKPDPSGCEVEFQDTTYSDLGRDAVYYVRAIEEVSPAVNGGQLRCEYDEQGRCIKVKPCYGDYRTDPNDDCLANVEERAWSSPIYLTQSKQK; encoded by the coding sequence ATGAGTAAAAAAAATTTCCTGAAGTTGGTGCTTTTTATCGGGATCGTATCTGTTTTCGCGGTCAATGCGTGGAACGGCAACGGCAATTCTTCTCAGTCAAAATCTAAAAATTCAAATACAACTTTAGAAAATCAAACTCAAACAGAATCGAAACAAATCTTATTCGGAGATTTGCATGTACATACCACTTACTCCATGGACGCTTATGCAATCAGCTTACCTATGTTAAACGGAGAAGGCGCTCATCCACCTAAGGACGCTTGTGACTATGCAAGATATTGCTCCGCTTTGGATTTTTGGTCTATCAACGATCATGCAGAAGGTTTAACTCCAAAACAATGGCAGGAAGAAAAAGATCTGATTCGTCAATGTAACGCTAACGCAGGAGATCCTAAAAATCCAGATATGGTTTCTTTTTTAGGTTGGGAATGGACCCAAATGGGAACCACAGTAGAAAGTCATTATGGACATAGAAACGTAATCTTTAAAGACACAGAAGAAGATAAGGTCCCCGCAAGAACTATTGCGGCTTCTGGTCCATATACTGAACTTTTTTCGGGACCTCCTTTTGTGATGAGAAATATTTTAAAGATAATCGCACCCGGAGGAAATAGACAAGCGTATTACGATTTTGCAGACTTTGTCACGGATCGTCTTTCTTACGAACATTGTCCTTCAGGAGTTCATGTTAAGGAACTCCCTAAGGATTGTACCGAATGGGCCGCGACCCCCGCCGAACTTTTTGAAAAATTACAACAATGGAATATACCTACATTAGTCATTCCGCATGGTAATACCTGGGGATTTTATACACCTCCCGGAATTACTTATGATAAACAATTAAAAGGAGAGGATCATAACGAAGACATACAAAAGTTAGTCGAAATCTATTCGGGGCATGGCAACTCGGAGGAATATCGTCCTTGGCAAGAAGTAAGTATTGATCGAAGCGGCAAACCAGTTTGTAACGAACCTTCTTTGGGTTTTGAACCTTCTTGTTGGAGAGCGGGAGAACTCATTCGGGCAAGATGTTTAAAAGAAGGGGATTCTCCAAAAGAATGCGATGATAAAGCGACTATCGCAAGAGAAAACCACGCGGTCGCAGGTGTGTCCGGGTTTACTACCGTTCCTGGAGCCACTCCGGACGATTGGGGAAACTCGGGACAATGTCCGGATTGTTTTTTACCAGCGTTCAACTTTAGGCCGGGTAATTCGGTTCAATATGCATTAGCAATTACTAATTTTGATAATCCTCATAAACCTAGAAACTTCCGTTTCGGTTTTATAGGTTCCAGCGATTCGCACACTGCAAGAGCGGGTAACGGTTATAAAGAATATTGGAGAAAGGGGCTGACGGAAGCTGCTGGTCCGGAAAAACCAAATGCATTCGGTATGATGGAGCCTGCAAAAAACAGAAAAAAACCGGTTTCTAAATCAATTCCTTTTAGTCCTAAAGGATTGGGACCTTTTGAAATCATGGATAACGAAAGACAAGCCTCTTTCTTTTTTACCGGAGGTTTGGTTGCGGTTCATTCTAAAGGTAGGGATAGGGATTCTATCTGGGATTCTCTAAATCGGAAAGAGGTATATGCAACTTCCGGAGATAGAATTTTACTTTGGTTCGATTTAAAAAATTCTCCGGGAGAAAAATCAGAAATTGTAGCACCTATGGGCTCGGAAATTTCTTTCTCTCAAAATCCAACTTTCAAAGTGCGCGCTGTAGGAGCATTTCAACAGAAGCCAGGTTGTCCCGATAAAAGTGTTTCTGGAATCGGAGCCGAACGTCTACAAAGACTTTGTAAAGGCGAATGTTATCATCCTTCTTCGGAAAGAAAAAAAATTACTAGAATCGAAGTGATTCGAATCCTTCCTCAAATTTCTCAGAACGAATCCGTTTCCAAATTGATTCAAGATCCTTGGAAAACGTTTCGTTGCAAACCCGATCCGTCCGGTTGTGAAGTTGAATTTCAAGATACAACTTATTCCGATTTAGGAAGGGACGCGGTTTATTACGTTAGGGCGATTGAAGAAGTTTCTCCAGCGGTAAACGGAGGACAACTGCGTTGTGAATACGATGAGCAAGGGCGTTGTATCAAAGTGAAACCTTGTTACGGAGATTATCGTACCGATCCGAATGACGACTGTTTGGCGAACGTGGAAGAACGAGCTTGGTCTTCTCCAATTTATCTAACTCAATCGAAACAAAAATGA
- a CDS encoding SDR family NAD(P)-dependent oxidoreductase: MNEPRKENKVSLEEIKNCILLLETLTKNPELLTALPEKERIALMIVAGKISRPDRNEIRIRNKTIKHSRRKEIVTQERQARATTGIRLARTTPVFKAPLQISDQTDIWKNETAPELSSPRNCYVCKKEYTRLHFFYDSMCPECGELNYKKRFQTAPLHGQVALITGSRLKIGYQTTLMLLRAGATVIATTRFPVDAALRFSKEDDFSEWSDRLQIFGLDLRHTPSVELFASYIEQTVDRLDIIINNAAQTVRRPPGFYSHLMKLESLDFHDIPREAAQLLKLHKDCKEKLESFGGANLANEVALPVSWNGKIPGVGIRSSAQLSQIPYSHDNSFELETVFPEGQMDADLQQIDLRKTNSWRLKLGEIQTSEMLEVQLVNSVAPFVLCNRLVSVMRRENTGQKHIVNVSAMEGKFHRFKKEDRHPHTNMAKAALNMLTHTSASDFAKDGIYMNAVDTGWVTDEDPVELSQKKQELHDFQPPLDIVDGAARVCDPIFDGILTGKHWCGKFLKDYFPIDW; the protein is encoded by the coding sequence ATGAACGAGCCGCGAAAAGAAAATAAAGTTTCTCTTGAAGAAATTAAAAACTGTATTTTACTTCTGGAAACTTTAACGAAGAATCCTGAATTACTGACTGCTCTTCCCGAAAAGGAACGGATCGCTTTGATGATCGTTGCGGGAAAAATTTCCCGTCCCGATCGAAATGAAATAAGAATCCGAAATAAAACGATCAAACATTCGAGAAGAAAGGAAATTGTCACTCAAGAAAGGCAGGCGAGGGCGACGACCGGAATTCGATTGGCTAGAACAACTCCAGTATTTAAAGCCCCTCTTCAAATTTCGGATCAAACCGATATTTGGAAAAATGAAACTGCGCCTGAACTTTCTTCTCCGCGTAACTGCTATGTGTGTAAAAAAGAATATACTCGACTTCATTTTTTTTATGATTCTATGTGTCCGGAATGTGGGGAGCTGAATTATAAAAAAAGATTTCAAACCGCACCCTTACACGGACAAGTCGCTTTGATTACCGGTTCCAGATTAAAGATAGGTTATCAGACAACTCTAATGCTTTTAAGAGCGGGAGCGACGGTAATCGCTACTACTCGTTTTCCAGTGGATGCAGCATTACGTTTTTCTAAAGAAGATGATTTTTCAGAGTGGTCTGATCGTCTTCAGATTTTCGGTTTGGATCTAAGACATACCCCGAGTGTAGAACTTTTTGCGAGTTATATAGAACAAACCGTGGATCGTTTAGATATTATCATCAATAACGCGGCTCAGACGGTTCGAAGGCCTCCCGGATTTTATTCTCATTTGATGAAATTAGAATCATTAGATTTTCATGATATACCAAGGGAAGCCGCTCAACTTTTGAAACTTCACAAGGATTGTAAGGAAAAACTCGAATCTTTCGGCGGGGCAAACTTAGCTAACGAAGTGGCACTTCCCGTAAGTTGGAATGGAAAAATTCCAGGAGTCGGAATTCGTTCTTCAGCACAACTTTCTCAAATTCCTTATTCACACGATAATTCTTTTGAGTTGGAGACCGTTTTTCCGGAAGGCCAAATGGACGCGGATCTACAACAGATTGACCTTAGAAAAACGAATAGTTGGAGACTTAAGTTAGGGGAAATTCAGACTTCTGAAATGTTGGAAGTCCAACTTGTAAATTCCGTCGCTCCTTTTGTTCTTTGTAATCGTCTTGTGTCTGTTATGCGAAGGGAAAATACGGGTCAAAAACATATCGTAAACGTTTCCGCGATGGAAGGAAAATTTCATCGTTTTAAAAAAGAAGACAGGCATCCTCATACTAATATGGCAAAAGCTGCTTTGAACATGCTTACGCATACTTCTGCGAGTGATTTTGCAAAAGACGGGATTTATATGAACGCAGTAGATACTGGTTGGGTGACCGACGAAGATCCTGTAGAATTGTCGCAAAAAAAACAGGAACTTCACGATTTTCAACCTCCGCTAGATATAGTGGACGGAGCTGCAAGAGTTTGTGATCCTATTTTTGACGGAATTCTTACCGGTAAACATTGGTGCGGTAAATTCTTAAAAGATTACTTTCCGATTGATTGGTGA